From Dermochelys coriacea isolate rDerCor1 chromosome 9, rDerCor1.pri.v4, whole genome shotgun sequence, one genomic window encodes:
- the LOC119861748 gene encoding mitochondrial ubiquitin ligase activator of nfkb 1-A-like isoform X1, which yields MHAGNCSSTGSRRRGGPQEPSAAGLHRPGGSAAGPRLPGRSWLLEPSWASEAGRFLPGPVAAPLPGTMDALPVTSGELLGLASSLAFSGLFYYLHRKKAKALARIQDAPKLQVDDGLPDLLSATSGQCLHYVALEGLVLPAKAALSSQHHEELQGVIQKLVLKEHRLIWNSLARSWNESERVISEQVYTVPFALASPSAEAVTRVSVESPLRAVRLPLETVYERFQHPTHGFKDLISHYLSGEKPKGLLETEEMLLVGASLTGIGELALHPDGTLHLQPPADGSDYFLHLGDWQTLLAEMESVSSFWKGAAVLCGLTGMAVILYALCRAYQQRRHKQEQEKQRREFKALWGNGDTATESGEDVSEDTCIICLTQPRECVLLCCGHVCCCFRCYEALPSHTCPICRSPIDRVVPLYQA from the exons ATGCACGCTGGGAACTGTAGTTCCACGGGCTCTCGGCGCCGCGGCGGCCCCCAGGAGCCCAGCGCGGCCGGACTCCATCGCCCAGGGGGCAGTGCGGCGGGGCCGCGGCTTCCCGGCCGGTCCTGGCTCTTGGAGCCCTCATGGGCGTCGGAAGCGGGGCGGTTCCTCCCAGGCCCGG TCGCGGCGCCCCTGCCTGGCACCATGGACGCCCTGCCCGTCACCTCCGGGGAGCTGCTCGGCCTGGCCTCCAGCCTGGCCTTCTCCGGCCTCTTCTATTACCTGCACAGGAAGAAGGCCAAAGCCCTGGCTCGGATCCAG GACGCCCCAAAGCTTCAGGTAGATGATGGTCTTCCTGACCTGTTATCTGCCACCAGTGGCCAGTGCCTGCATTATGTTGCCTTAGAAG GGCTTGTCCTGCCAGCAAAAGCAGCTCTGTCCAGCCAGCACCatgaggagctgcagggagtgaTCCAGAAACTGGTTCTGAAGGAGCATCGACTGATCTGGAACAGCCTGGCCCGGAGTTG GAATGAAAGTGAGCGGGTGATTTCAGAGCAGGTGTACACAGTGCCCTTTGCCCTGGCATCCCCCAGTGCTGAGGCAGTGACACGGGTGAGCGTAGAGAGCCCCCTACGAGCTGTCCGGCTGCCCCTGGAGACTGTGTATGAGCGCTTCCAGCACCCAACCCACGGCTTCAAAGACCTGATCAGTCACTACCTGAGTGGGGAGAAGCCCAAGGGCCTTCTGGAGACAGAGGAGATGCTGCTAGTGGGGGCAAGCCTGACTGGCATCGGGGAGCTGGCCCTGCACCCAGATGGGACCCtccacctgcagcccccagctgatGGGTCTGACTACTTCCTGCACCTGGGGGACTGGCAGACGCTGCTGGCAGAGATGGAGTCAGTGAGCAGCTTCTGGAAGGGGGCAGCAGTGCTGTGTGGCTTGACAGGCATGGCAGTGATCCTGTACGCCCTCTGCCGGGCCTATCAGCAGCGCCGGCACAAGCAGGAGCAGGAGAAGCAGCGGCGGGAGTTCAAAGCCCTGTGGGGCAATGGGGACACGGCGACTGAGTCTGGGGAGGATGTGTCAGAAGACACCTGTATCATCTGCCTGACACAGCCCCGCGAGTGCGTCCTGTTATGCTGTGGCCATGTCTGTTGCTGCTTCCGCTGCTACGAAGCCCTGCCTAGCCAcacctgccccatctgcaggagCCCCATAGACAGAGTAGTGCCCCTCTATCAGGCCTGA
- the LOC119861748 gene encoding mitochondrial ubiquitin ligase activator of nfkb 1-A-like isoform X2, which yields MQQSHASARIGWRQSALQKDETPDAPKLQVDDGLPDLLSATSGQCLHYVALEGLVLPAKAALSSQHHEELQGVIQKLVLKEHRLIWNSLARSWNESERVISEQVYTVPFALASPSAEAVTRVSVESPLRAVRLPLETVYERFQHPTHGFKDLISHYLSGEKPKGLLETEEMLLVGASLTGIGELALHPDGTLHLQPPADGSDYFLHLGDWQTLLAEMESVSSFWKGAAVLCGLTGMAVILYALCRAYQQRRHKQEQEKQRREFKALWGNGDTATESGEDVSEDTCIICLTQPRECVLLCCGHVCCCFRCYEALPSHTCPICRSPIDRVVPLYQA from the exons ATGCAGCAGAGCCACGCAAGTGCTAGAATTGGATGGCGGCAGTCAGCTTTGCAGAAAGATGAGACTCCA GACGCCCCAAAGCTTCAGGTAGATGATGGTCTTCCTGACCTGTTATCTGCCACCAGTGGCCAGTGCCTGCATTATGTTGCCTTAGAAG GGCTTGTCCTGCCAGCAAAAGCAGCTCTGTCCAGCCAGCACCatgaggagctgcagggagtgaTCCAGAAACTGGTTCTGAAGGAGCATCGACTGATCTGGAACAGCCTGGCCCGGAGTTG GAATGAAAGTGAGCGGGTGATTTCAGAGCAGGTGTACACAGTGCCCTTTGCCCTGGCATCCCCCAGTGCTGAGGCAGTGACACGGGTGAGCGTAGAGAGCCCCCTACGAGCTGTCCGGCTGCCCCTGGAGACTGTGTATGAGCGCTTCCAGCACCCAACCCACGGCTTCAAAGACCTGATCAGTCACTACCTGAGTGGGGAGAAGCCCAAGGGCCTTCTGGAGACAGAGGAGATGCTGCTAGTGGGGGCAAGCCTGACTGGCATCGGGGAGCTGGCCCTGCACCCAGATGGGACCCtccacctgcagcccccagctgatGGGTCTGACTACTTCCTGCACCTGGGGGACTGGCAGACGCTGCTGGCAGAGATGGAGTCAGTGAGCAGCTTCTGGAAGGGGGCAGCAGTGCTGTGTGGCTTGACAGGCATGGCAGTGATCCTGTACGCCCTCTGCCGGGCCTATCAGCAGCGCCGGCACAAGCAGGAGCAGGAGAAGCAGCGGCGGGAGTTCAAAGCCCTGTGGGGCAATGGGGACACGGCGACTGAGTCTGGGGAGGATGTGTCAGAAGACACCTGTATCATCTGCCTGACACAGCCCCGCGAGTGCGTCCTGTTATGCTGTGGCCATGTCTGTTGCTGCTTCCGCTGCTACGAAGCCCTGCCTAGCCAcacctgccccatctgcaggagCCCCATAGACAGAGTAGTGCCCCTCTATCAGGCCTGA